CCAAACAGCGCCGCCGCATGAACTCGAAGGGACCGGTCGTCGAGGCCGGCTTCCGTTCGCCCACGGCGTCGCGCGACCTGCACCCGAGCGGCTTCGAGGAGGTCCGCGTTCACAACACGGACGACCTCGAGGGCGTCGACGGCGACACGCAGGCGGTGCGTATCGCCTCGAAGGTCGGCGGTCGCAAGCGCGAACTGATCGAAGACGAGGCGGAGGAGCGCGAGATCCGCGTGCTGAACCCGACCTACGTCGAAGTGGAGGTCGACGATGAGTGACCTGAAAGCACAAAAGCGGCTCGCGGCGGACGAGCTAGACGTCGGCAAGCGCCGCGTCTGGCTCGACCCCGACGCACAGGAGGAGATCGAGGACGCCATCACGCGAGAGGACGTCCGCGAACTCATCGAACAGGGAACGATCCGCGCGAAAGACGAGAAGACGAACTCGCGCGGTCGCGCCCGCGAGCGCGCCGACAAGCGCTCGTACGGGCATCAGTCGGGCGCCGGTACCCGGAAGGGTCGCTCCGGCGCGCGGCAGGACACGAAAGACGACTGGAAGGCGCGCATCCGCGCACAGCGGGCCCGCCTGAAGGAGCTTCGCGACGAGGAAGACGTACTCGACGCCTCCGAGTACCGCACGCTTTACAACAAGGCGAGCGGCGGAGACTTCGAGGACGTCGCCCGTCTCGAGGCGTACATTCGGACGCAGTACGGTTACGAGGTGACGGACTAATGGCGACAGGACCACGATACAAGGTGCCGATGCGGCGCCGCCGCGAGGTCCGGACGGATTACCATCAGAGGTTGCGCCTGCTGAAATCGGGCAAGCCTCGCCTGGTCGCCCGGGTGAGCAACGCTCACGTCAGGGCGCAGCTGGTGACCCCCGGACCCGACGGCGACGAGACCCACGCGGCCGCCTCCAGCGAGGAGCTCGGCGAGTACGGCTGGGACGCCCCCACGGGCAACCTCCCCAGCGCGTACCTCACCGGCTTCCTCGCGGGCGCCCGCGCCGTCGACGCCGGCCTCGACGAGGCCGTCCTCGACATCGGGCTCAACACGGCGACGCCCGGCAACAAGACGTTCGCGGTACAGGAAGGAGCGATCGACGCGGGTCTCGAGATCCCGCACAACGACGACGTGCTGGCCGACTGGTCGCGCACGCGCGGCGAGCACATCGCCGACTACGCCGAGCAGCTCGACGAGCCGCTGTACAGCGGCGAGTTCGACGCCAGCGAGCTACCCGAGCACTTCGACGACGTGCTCGCGACAATTCAGGAGGACCATGAGTAGACACAACGACGGCTGGGAACCGCGGACGCGACTCGGCCGCAAGGTACAGGACGGCGACATCACGTCGATGGAACAGGCGCTCGACTCCGGCCTCCCGCTGAAGGAGGCGGAGATCGTCGACCAGCTCCTCCCGGGGCTGGAAGACGAGGTGCTGGACATCAACATGGTCCAGCGCATGACCGACTCGGGCCGCCGCGTGAAGTTCCGCTGCGTGGTCGCCGTGGGCAACCGCGACGGCTACCTCGGCTACGCCCAGGCCCGGGACGACCAGGTCGGCGGCGCGATCCAGAAGGCGATCGACGTCGCGAAGCTGAACATCATCTCGGTCGACCGCGGCTCCGGTTCTTGGGAGGACCAGCCCGGCGGCACTAACTCCCTGACCCGCACGGCGACGGGGAAGGCCGGCTCCGTCACCGTCGAGATCAAGCCCGCCCCGCAGGGGCTGGGCCTCGCGGCCGCGGAGACGGTCCGCAACATCTTGGAGCTCGCCGGCGTCGAGGACGCCTGGACGAACTCCGACGGAAACACCCGTACGACGGTGAACCTCGCGAAGGCGACGTTCAACGCCTTAGAGAACGCGGCGCAGTCGCGTACGCCGCAGCACGCGCGCGAAGTCCACTACGACGAGGTGAGCGAGTGATGCAGGCGATCGTCCAGCTCCGCGGCGACGTCAACCTCGACTACGGCGTCGAGGACACGCTCGACATGCTGAACGTCGGGCGCGTCAACCACGCGACGTTCGTCCCCGAGACGGACTCGTACCGCGGCATGATCACCAAGGTCAATGACGTCGTCGCGTTCGGGGAACCGAGCGTCGAGGCCGTCGCGCGAACGATCGCGCGGCGCGGCGAGCCGCTGGAAGGCTCCGCCGACGTCGACGACGAGTGGATCGACGACAACACCGACTACGCCGACCTGGAGGCGCTGGCCGAGGCGCTCGTCGACGAGGAGACGACCCTGCGCGATCAGGGCCTCTCCCCGACGCTCCGGCTCCACGCGCCCCGCGGCGGTCACGAGGGAATTAAACACCCCGTGATCGAGGGCGGCGAACTCGGGAAACACGACACCGAGGAGATCGACAGTCTCCTGGAGGCGATGCGATGACGAGCAAGAAACGTCGACAGCGCGGGTCCCGTACCCACGGCGGTGGCACGCACAAGAACCGGCGCGGCGCCGGGCACCGCGGCGGCCGCGGCGCGGCCGGCCGCGCGAAACACGAGTACCACAACTACGGTCCGCTCGGCAAGCACGGGTTCAAGCGCCCCGAGGACGCTCAGACCGAGGTTCTCGAAGTGAAAGTCCAGAAGCTCGACGAGGACGCGGCGCTGTACGCCGCGGACGACCTCGCCGAGGAGGACGGCGACGCGTACGTGTTCGACGCGCGCGACGTCGTCGAGGACGGCCACGAGGCGGACGTCGTGAAGGTGCTCGGCGGCGGACAGGTCCGCCGCGAGCTCCACGTCACGGCGGACGCGTTCACCGCCGGTGCGGTCGAACTCATCGAGGAGGCCGGCGGCGAGGCGACGCTCTCCGAGCGCGCCGAAGAGCCCGCTGACGAACCGGAAAACACTTCCGACGACGAGAACGACGAGGCGTAATATGAGCTGGAAGGAGGCCGCCGAACCGGTGCTCTCGCGGATGCCCGTCGTGGAGCGACCCGCGGGACACGTCCCGTTCAAGCGGAAGCTTATGTGGACGGCAGGGATCCTGATCGTCTACTTCTTCCTGACCAACATCAACCCGTTCGGGTTGGATGT
The sequence above is a segment of the Halorubrum sp. 2020YC2 genome. Coding sequences within it:
- a CDS encoding 50S ribosomal protein L19e codes for the protein MSDLKAQKRLAADELDVGKRRVWLDPDAQEEIEDAITREDVRELIEQGTIRAKDEKTNSRGRARERADKRSYGHQSGAGTRKGRSGARQDTKDDWKARIRAQRARLKELRDEEDVLDASEYRTLYNKASGGDFEDVARLEAYIRTQYGYEVTD
- a CDS encoding 50S ribosomal protein L18, which encodes MATGPRYKVPMRRRREVRTDYHQRLRLLKSGKPRLVARVSNAHVRAQLVTPGPDGDETHAAASSEELGEYGWDAPTGNLPSAYLTGFLAGARAVDAGLDEAVLDIGLNTATPGNKTFAVQEGAIDAGLEIPHNDDVLADWSRTRGEHIADYAEQLDEPLYSGEFDASELPEHFDDVLATIQEDHE
- a CDS encoding 30S ribosomal protein S5, which produces MSRHNDGWEPRTRLGRKVQDGDITSMEQALDSGLPLKEAEIVDQLLPGLEDEVLDINMVQRMTDSGRRVKFRCVVAVGNRDGYLGYAQARDDQVGGAIQKAIDVAKLNIISVDRGSGSWEDQPGGTNSLTRTATGKAGSVTVEIKPAPQGLGLAAAETVRNILELAGVEDAWTNSDGNTRTTVNLAKATFNALENAAQSRTPQHAREVHYDEVSE
- a CDS encoding 50S ribosomal protein L30, which gives rise to MQAIVQLRGDVNLDYGVEDTLDMLNVGRVNHATFVPETDSYRGMITKVNDVVAFGEPSVEAVARTIARRGEPLEGSADVDDEWIDDNTDYADLEALAEALVDEETTLRDQGLSPTLRLHAPRGGHEGIKHPVIEGGELGKHDTEEIDSLLEAMR
- a CDS encoding uL15m family ribosomal protein; its protein translation is MTSKKRRQRGSRTHGGGTHKNRRGAGHRGGRGAAGRAKHEYHNYGPLGKHGFKRPEDAQTEVLEVKVQKLDEDAALYAADDLAEEDGDAYVFDARDVVEDGHEADVVKVLGGGQVRRELHVTADAFTAGAVELIEEAGGEATLSERAEEPADEPENTSDDENDEA